A single region of the Lycium barbarum isolate Lr01 chromosome 2, ASM1917538v2, whole genome shotgun sequence genome encodes:
- the LOC132627223 gene encoding scarecrow-like protein 1 has translation MSLVRSVRSIGNGKLYFPNGHNDNSGLSTSSMYTKNARGIMCATESSSTDSYDPKYLLDSPSPSEELVNTSRDYNVSQVSYDSGDFVNRSPDSLQYDDGRVTMKLQELERVLFDDKEVEGDDVFARMDIDGEWFSQLNDSPKESTSADSNISSSSSYKEISVTAPQTPKQMLFSCAAAIQDGNIEQASFMINELRQMVSIQGDPLERTAAYLVEALAARMATSGKGLYKALKCKEAPSSERLSAMQVLFEVCPYFRFGFMAANGAILEAFKDEKRVHIVDFDINQGSQYYTLLQTLASMPGKPPHLRLTGVDDPESVQRAIGGLNVIGLRLFQLAKDLNISFEFQAVPSNTALVTPEMLNRRPGEAVIVNFAFQLHHMPDESVSTVNQRDQLLRMVKSLKPKLVTVVEQDMNTNTAPFLQRFAEVYNYYSAVFESLDATLSRDSQERVNVERQCLARDIINIVACEGLERIERYEVAGKWRARMMMAGFTPCPISRNVYESIQDLIKQYSDRYKVKEEAAALHFGWEDKTLTVASAWK, from the coding sequence ATGTCTTTAGTTAGATCTGTAAGATCAATTGGAAACGGGAAGCTCTATTTTCCAAATGGTCACAACGATAACTCTGGCTTGTCAACATCCTCCATGTACACCAAAAATGCACGTGGGATTATGTGTGCAACCGAGTCTAGCAGCACAGATAGTTATGATCCTAAGTATCTGCTCGACTCTCCTTCACCTTCGGAAGAACTTGTAAACACATCAAGAGATTACAATGTGTCTCAGGTTAGTTATGATTCTGGAGACTTTGTCAATCGAAGTCCAGATTCGTTACAGTATGATGATGGAAGGGTGACAAtgaagcttcaagaacttgagaGGGTACTTTTTGATGATAAGGAAGTTGAAGGAGATGATGTATTTGCTCGTATGGACATAGATGGTGAATGGTTTAGCCAACTTAATGACTCTCCCAAGGAGTCAACATCTGCAGATTCTAATATCAGTAGCAGTAGTAGCTACAAGGAAATATCCGTCACTGCTCCTCAAACTCCAAAGCAGATGCTTTTTAGTTGTGCTGCTGCTATTCAAGATGGGAACATTGAACAAGCGTCATTTATGATTAATGAGCTCAGGCAGATGGTTTCCATCCAGGGAGATCCTCTTGAAAGAACTGCAGCTTACCTGGTAGAAGCTCTTGCAGCTCGAATGGCGACATCTGGCAAAGGTCTTTATAAAGCTCTAAAATGCAAAGAAGCCCCGTCTTCCGAAAGACTCTCTGCTATGCAAGTCCTCTTTGAAGTATGTCCATACTTTAGGTTTGGTTTTATGGCAGCAAACGGTGCGATCCTAGAGGCTTTTAAAGATGAGAAAAGAGTTCACATCGTAGATTTTGACATTAACCAAGGAAGTCAATATTACACTTTATTGCAGACATTGGCTAGTATGCCCGGTAAGCCACCTCATTTGAGGTTAACTGGGGTAGATGACCCTGAATCTGTCCAGCGTGCTATTGGAGGCCTTAACGTTATCGGTCTAAGGCTTTTTCAGCTAGCAAAAGATCTTAACATCTCTTTTGAATTCCAAGCAGTGCCTTCGAACACTGCATTAGTCACCCCGGAAATGTTAAATCGCCGACCTGGCGAAGCTGTTATAGTGAACTTTGCCTTCCAGCTTCATCACATGCCCGATGAAAGTGTATCAACAGTAAACCAAAGAGACCAACTTCTTCGGATGGTGAAGAGCTTAAAACCTAAGCTGGTAACAGTTGTTGAGCAAGACATGAACACTAACACCGCACCGTTTCTACAAAGGTTTGCAGAAGTCTACAACTACTATTCTGCTGTATTCGAGTCTCTCGATGCTACTCTTTCAAGGGATAGCCAAGAGAGGGTTAACGTGGAACGGCAATGTCTTGCACGTGATATCATAAACATTGTTGCGTGTGAGGGATTGGAGCGAATAGAGCGTTATGAAGTTGCAGGAAAGTGGAGAGCTAGGATGATGATGGCTGGTTTCACTCCATGCCCAATTAGCCGAAATGTCTACGAATCGATCCAGGATCTTATCAAGCAATATAGTGATAGGTACAAAGTAAAGGAGGAGGCTGCTGCACTCCATTTTGGGTGGGAAGACAAGACCTTGACTGTTGCTTCGGCTTGGAAATAG